In the Syngnathus scovelli strain Florida chromosome 8, RoL_Ssco_1.2, whole genome shotgun sequence genome, one interval contains:
- the cwc22 gene encoding pre-mRNA-splicing factor CWC22 homolog, translated as MERPSTSPAPKQHNEESDDDAEPQRDSPLPESPNQKEEEQVGGGGGDTAGGRAGSGGSSGSGSSSSSSSEDEHHAAMRKIRSSVAHVTRAAEEPPTDIGQPDGSPSRSAGSVGRDGSGSASPERSAGLDRSRGRDRSGGHERSGSRRREWSRSRGRERSRSRGRERSRSRGRERSRSRGRERSRSRGRERSRSRGRERSRSRGRERSGSRDRHGSDRSRHPRDRRGRSPSANGDPPAKKKKEELDPILTRTGGAYIPPAKLRLMQQQITDKSSLAYQRMSWEALKKSINGLINKVNVSNIVNIIQEILQENIVRGRGLLSRSVLQAQAASPIFTHVYAAVVAIINSKFPQIGELILKRLILTFRRGYRRNIKQQCLTSSKFVAHLINQNVAHEVLCLEMLTLLLERPTDDSVEVAIAFLKECGLKLTDVSPRGINAIFERLRNVLHESAIDKRVQYMIEVMFAIRKDGFKDHPVIPEGLDLVDEDDQFTHMLPLDDDYDGDDVLNVFKMDPDFEENEEKYKTLKRDILDEGSGDSGEEEDSDDDQDEEDGDGKPEGEDEKVTILDQTEVNLVAFRRTIYLVIQSSLDFEECAHKLIKMDFPDSQTKELCNMILDCCAQQRTYEKFFGLLAGRFCLLKKEYMESFEAIFAEQYETIHRLETNKLRNVARLFAHLLYTDSVPWSVLECIKISEETTTSSSRIFVKILFQELCAYMGLPRLNQRFKDMTLQSFFEGLFPRDNPRNTRFAINFFTSIGLGGLTDELREHLKNAPKMIMTQTQEVESSDSSSDESDSSSSSSSSSSSSSSSSSSSSDSDGKRRKKKRRKQKGQSDKKKKKKSSTATVRRESETTEPHRDRGWRDQVEKGRPRKREPEKQGREDGHRRDPEKQGREDGHRRDPEKQGREDAHRRDPEKQGREDGHRRDPEKQGREDAHRRDRDKRGRGRAEERNEERERDDRRRH; from the exons ATGGAGCGCCCAAGCACGAGTCCTGCGCCCAAACAACACAATG aAGAGTCGGACGACGATGCTGAGCCCCAGCGGGATTCCCCTCTTCCTGAGAGTCCAaaccaaaaagaagaagaacaagtAGGAGGGGGTGGCGGCGATACGGCCGGCGGTCGGGCAGGAAGCGGCGGCAgtagcggcagcggcagcagcagcagcagcagcagcgaggaTGAACATCACGCTGCCATGAGGAAGATCAGGAGCAGCGTGGCTCACGTCACG AGGGCTGCAGAAGAGCCGCCGACCGATATCGGACAACCTGACGGGTCCCCGTCCAGAAGCGCTGGATCTGTGGGACGGGACGGATCCGGGTCGGCGAGCCCGGAGAGATCCGCGGGGCTCGACCGGTCCAGGGGACGAGACCGGTCTGGCGGTCACGAGCGGTCCGGGTCCAGGCGACGAGAATGGTCCAGGTCCAGAGGGCGAGAGCGGTCCAGGTCCAGAGGGCGAGAGCGGTCCAGGTCCAGAGGGCGAGAGCGGTCCAGGTCCAGAGGGCGAGAGCGGTCCAGGTCCAGAGGGCGAGAGCGGTCCAGGTCCAGAGGGCGAGAGCGGTCCAGGTCCAGAGGGCGAGAGCGGTCCGGGTCCAGAGACCGTCACGGTTCTGACAGAAGCCGGCACCCTCG GGATCGTCGCGGCCGCTCCCCCTCGGCCAACGGTGATCCGCCggccaagaagaagaaggaggagctgGACCCCATCTTGACCCGGACGGGCGGAGCTTACATCCCGCCCGCCAAGCTGCGCCTGATGCAGCAGCAGATCACCGACAAGAGCAG CTTGGCCTACCAGAGGATGAGCTGGGAGGCGCTCAAGAAGTCCATCAACGGTCTCATCAACAAAGTCAACGTGTCCAACATCGTCAACATCATCCAGGAGATCCTGCAGGAGAACATCGTCAGGGGCAG GGGTCTGCTGTCGCGCTCGGTGCTGCAGGCGCAGGCGGCGTCTCCCATCTTCACGCACGTCTACGCCGCCGTGGTGGCCATCATCAACTCCAAGTTCCCGCAGATCGGCGAGCTCATCCTCAAGCGGCTCATCCTCACCTTCAGGCGCGGATACCGGCGCAACATCAAG CAACAATGTCTGACATCATCCAAGTTTGTGGCCCACCTGATCAACCAGAACGTG GCTCACGAGGTTCTGTGCCTGGAGATGCTGACGCTGCTTCTGGAGCGGCCCACCGACGACAGCGTGGAGGTGGCCATCGCCTTCCTCAAGGAGTGCGGCCTCAAGCTCACCGACGTCTCCCCGCGCGGCATCAACG CCATTTTCGAGCGCCTGCGCAACGTCCTGCACGAGTCGGCCATCGACAAGCGCGTGCAGTACATGATCGAGGTGATGTTCGCCATCCGCAAGGATGGCTTCAAGGACCACCCCGTCATCCCCGAGGGTCTGGACCTGGTGGACGAGGACGACCAGTTCACGCACATGCTGCCGCTGGACGACGACTACGACGGCGACGACGTCCTCA aTGTGTTCAAGATGGACCCCGACTTCGAGGAAAACGAGGAGAAGTACAAGACGCTGAAGCGAG ACATCTTGGACGAGGGCAGCGGCGACTcgggggaggaagaggacaGCGACGACGACCAAGATGAGGAAGATGGCGACGGCAAGCCCGAGGGGGAAG ACGAGAAGGTGACCATCTTGGATCAGACGGAGGTCAACTTGGTGGCCTTCAGGCGGACCATCTACCTTGTCATTCAGTCCAg TTTGGACTTTGAGGAGTGTGCTCACAAGCTCATCAAGATGGACTTTCCCGATAGTCAAacg aAGGAGCTTTGCAACATGATTCTAGACTGCTGTGCTCAACAGAGGACTTACGAGAAGTTCTTTGGTCTGCTGGCAGGG AGGTTCTGCCTGCTGAAGAAGGAGTACATGGAGAGCTTTGAGGCCATCTTTGCCGAGCAGTACGAAACCATCCACCGGCTGGAGACCAACAAGCTGAGGAACGTGGCCAGACTCTTTGCGCACCTCCTTTACACTGACTCTGTCCCGTGGAGC GTTCTGGAGTGCATCAAGATCAGCGAGGAGACTACCACCTCCTCCAGCAGGATCTTTGTAAAGATTCTCTTCCAGGAGCTCTGCGCCTACATGGGCCTGCCCAGACTCAACCAGCGCTTCAAGGACAT GACGCTGCAGAGCTTCTTTGAAGGCCTCTTCCCTCGCGACAATCCCAGGAACACCCGATTCGCCATCAACTTCTTCACCTCCATCGGCCTGGGAGGCCTGAC GGACGAGCTGAGGGAACATCTGAAGAACGCCCCCAAGATGATCATGACTCAGACCCAAGAAGTGGAATCTTCCGACTCCTCGTCCGACGAATCGGATTCGTCCtcgtccagcagcagcagcagcagcagcagcagcagcagcagcagtagcagctcaG ACTCGGACGGCAAAcgcaggaagaagaagaggaggaagcagAAAGGACAAagtgacaagaagaagaagaagaagtcgTCGACGGCAACCGTGAGAAGGGAGAGCGAGACGACCGAGCCCCATCGTGATCGCGGGTGGCGGGACCAAGTCGAGAAGGGGCGGCCGCGCAAAAGGGAGCCGGAGAAGCAGGGGAGGGAGGATGGGCATCGGAGGGACCCCGAGAAGCAGGGGAGGGAGGACGGCCATCGGAGGGACCCGGAGAAGCAGGGGAGGGAGGACGCGCATCGGAGGGACCCGGAGAAGCAGGGGAGGGAGGACGGCCATCGGAGGGACCCGGAGAAGCAGGGGAGGGAGGACGCGCATCGGCGGGACCGAGACAAACGAGGCAGGGGCAGAGCGGAGGAGCGCAACGAGGAGAGAGAGCGGGACGACAGGAGGCGGCACTGA